One window from the genome of Streptomyces sp. NBC_00287 encodes:
- a CDS encoding NAD(P)-dependent oxidoreductase, translating into MRVTVFGATGAIGRLVVQQLLDDGHQVTALVRTPAKLVLTHSHLTVVTGQLSDRAAVEQAVTGADAVISALGPSLKRSTTGTQVTDGTRTIVQAMQAQKVARFIGLATPSLADPRDKPHWKHKVLPVMARLMFPNALAELKGMTAAVTDSDLDYTIARISNPTNKPATGRVRSGFLGHDKVASAMSRADIAAFLISQLTDTRYRRALPAISN; encoded by the coding sequence ATGCGTGTCACCGTCTTCGGCGCGACCGGCGCCATCGGCCGCCTGGTCGTCCAACAGCTGCTGGACGACGGCCACCAGGTCACCGCCCTGGTCCGTACCCCCGCCAAGCTTGTCCTCACCCACTCCCATCTCACGGTTGTCACCGGGCAGTTGTCCGACCGGGCTGCCGTCGAGCAGGCCGTCACTGGCGCCGACGCGGTGATCAGCGCGCTCGGCCCGTCCCTGAAACGGTCCACGACCGGCACCCAGGTGACCGACGGCACCCGCACCATCGTGCAGGCCATGCAGGCGCAGAAGGTGGCCCGGTTCATCGGCCTGGCCACGCCCTCACTTGCCGATCCGCGGGACAAGCCGCACTGGAAGCACAAGGTGCTGCCCGTCATGGCCAGGCTGATGTTCCCCAACGCGCTGGCCGAGTTGAAGGGCATGACCGCGGCCGTCACCGACTCCGATCTCGACTACACCATCGCCCGTATCAGCAACCCGACGAACAAGCCCGCCACCGGCCGTGTCCGCTCCGGCTTCCTCGGCCACGACAAGGTCGCCTCCGCCATGAGCCGCGCCGACATCGCCGCGTTCCTCATCTCCCAGCTCACCGACACCCGCTACCGACGGGCCCTGCCCGCCATCAGCAACTGA
- a CDS encoding nuclear transport factor 2 family protein: protein MSEFATSTAPADVVRRQYLASAAGDLEALRATLAPDVEWKEMAGFPLAGTYRTPDGITSNVMEQLGKEWDGWTAHDDTYVVDGENVVVLARYTATNKATGKPIDVRVAHHFVVRGGLIVRFEQFVDTALVREAMTD from the coding sequence ATGAGCGAGTTCGCCACTTCCACCGCCCCCGCCGACGTCGTACGCCGCCAGTATCTGGCCTCGGCCGCGGGCGACCTGGAGGCCCTGCGCGCCACTCTCGCCCCCGACGTGGAGTGGAAGGAGATGGCCGGCTTCCCCCTCGCCGGCACCTACCGTACGCCCGACGGCATCACCTCCAACGTCATGGAGCAGCTCGGCAAGGAGTGGGACGGCTGGACCGCGCACGACGACACCTATGTCGTCGACGGTGAGAACGTCGTCGTCCTGGCCCGCTACACCGCGACCAACAAAGCCACCGGCAAGCCGATCGACGTCCGCGTGGCCCACCACTTCGTCGTCCGCGGCGGGCTCATCGTGCGGTTCGAGCAGTTCGTCGACACGGCGCTGGTGCGCGAGGCCATGACCGACTGA
- a CDS encoding TetR/AcrR family transcriptional regulator — protein sequence MTSPPSDQTPCQQPCTGLRADAERNRDRILAAARRLYATEGLGVSMASVAREAGVGKATLGRRFATREELVNAVFTDRMDAYVDAVDEALADPDPWHGFIGYLHAVCAMQAADRGFADVLTMTFPAAKTLEACRAEAYDRLLELITRAKNTGHLRDDFTHQDVVILLIANAGVVTATGDSAPDTWRRLVGHMLRSYAAPGAPIPPLPEAPRPTALYRAMVRLSQTGPGTAQGGGLGR from the coding sequence ATGACCTCCCCGCCTTCCGACCAGACGCCGTGCCAGCAGCCCTGTACGGGACTGCGCGCCGACGCGGAGCGCAACCGCGACCGCATCCTGGCCGCCGCCCGCCGCCTCTACGCCACTGAAGGGCTCGGAGTCTCCATGGCCTCCGTCGCCCGCGAGGCCGGCGTCGGCAAGGCCACGCTCGGCCGCCGCTTCGCCACGCGGGAGGAACTCGTCAACGCGGTCTTCACCGACCGCATGGATGCCTACGTCGACGCCGTCGACGAGGCGCTCGCCGACCCCGACCCCTGGCACGGCTTCATCGGCTACCTCCACGCCGTCTGCGCCATGCAAGCTGCCGACCGCGGCTTCGCCGACGTCCTGACCATGACCTTCCCCGCCGCCAAGACCCTGGAGGCCTGCCGCGCCGAGGCGTACGACCGGCTGCTCGAACTCATCACACGCGCCAAGAACACCGGGCACCTGCGCGACGACTTCACCCACCAGGACGTCGTCATCCTGCTCATCGCCAACGCCGGCGTCGTCACCGCCACCGGCGACTCCGCCCCCGACACCTGGCGCCGCCTCGTCGGCCACATGCTCCGCTCCTACGCCGCTCCCGGCGCACCTATACCCCCACTACCCGAAGCCCCGAGGCCCACTGCCCTCTACCGCGCCATGGTCCGCCTCTCACAAACCGGCCCGGGCACCGCCCAGGGCGGCGGCCTTGGCCGGTAG
- a CDS encoding LLM class flavin-dependent oxidoreductase encodes MTFELGVYSFANTPRLPDGSRGPTAQALRDVLEAIKLADEVGLDFFGVGEHHMRAMPLSSPTSVVNAAAATTSRIKLSTAVTVLSTDDPIRVFQQLATAASLAPGRIELVAGRGSSTITFPLFDHNEHDYDMLYASKLALLMAVNSGENVTWHGPHRRRPLENVTVFPRPEEPLKIWLGTGGSPDSVYRAVELGLPMFLGVLGGTPEHWARYGHAYRAAWAEAGHPAERADIAVSAHGFVADTGDKARSTYLEYEHRMMAEGMAELGRPAPSRASRAANYGPDGMVFVGSPDEIADRILHLHGLLGHTRQILQMDVGGMPQRDFLRGIELLGTKVLPQIRAELAKP; translated from the coding sequence ATGACCTTCGAACTCGGCGTCTACTCCTTTGCCAACACCCCGCGCCTGCCCGACGGCAGCCGCGGCCCCACCGCCCAGGCCCTGCGCGATGTGCTGGAGGCCATCAAGCTCGCCGACGAGGTGGGTCTGGACTTCTTCGGGGTGGGCGAGCACCACATGCGGGCGATGCCGCTGTCCTCACCCACCTCCGTGGTCAACGCCGCCGCGGCCACAACCAGCCGGATCAAGCTCAGCACCGCGGTGACCGTCCTGTCGACCGATGACCCGATCCGGGTCTTCCAGCAGCTCGCGACCGCCGCGTCCCTGGCACCCGGACGCATCGAGCTGGTCGCCGGACGCGGATCGTCGACGATCACGTTCCCGCTGTTCGACCACAACGAGCACGACTACGACATGCTCTACGCGTCCAAACTCGCCCTGCTGATGGCCGTCAACTCCGGTGAGAACGTCACCTGGCACGGCCCGCACCGCAGGCGGCCACTGGAGAACGTCACCGTCTTCCCCCGCCCCGAGGAGCCGCTGAAGATCTGGCTGGGCACCGGCGGCAGCCCGGATTCGGTCTACCGCGCCGTCGAGCTCGGGTTGCCGATGTTCCTCGGCGTCCTCGGCGGCACTCCCGAGCACTGGGCGCGCTACGGGCACGCCTACCGCGCCGCCTGGGCCGAGGCCGGTCACCCCGCCGAGCGGGCCGACATCGCGGTCTCCGCGCACGGGTTTGTCGCCGACACCGGCGACAAGGCCCGGTCGACTTACCTGGAGTACGAGCACCGCATGATGGCCGAGGGCATGGCCGAACTGGGCCGCCCCGCCCCCTCCCGCGCCTCCCGCGCCGCAAACTACGGCCCCGACGGCATGGTCTTCGTCGGCAGCCCCGACGAGATCGCCGACCGCATCCTCCACCTGCACGGACTCCTCGGCCACACCCGCCAGATCCTGCAGATGGACGTCGGCGGCATGCCACAGCGCGACTTCCTGCGCGGCATCGAACTGCTCGGTACCAAGGTGCTCCCTCAGATCCGGGCCGAGCTGGCGAAACCATGA
- a CDS encoding DsbA family protein, with product MKLVYVFDAYCGWSHGFTATLREITSRHPDLPVEVVSGGLFTGARRVPIREFGYVQGTNAKIAESTGATFGQAYEELIADGSFVMDSEAAARGVAALRQVAPDRAAELAAALQHAFYVDGLSLSEAATYRTVAQAVGLDADAVVAAFEAPEAQTAARADFRRAAQLGVTGFPTLLAVDGDSVTPLAYGHATADEVDERLAAH from the coding sequence ATGAAGCTCGTCTACGTCTTCGACGCCTATTGCGGCTGGTCGCACGGATTCACCGCGACTCTGCGCGAGATCACCTCGCGCCATCCCGACCTGCCAGTAGAGGTGGTCTCCGGGGGTCTGTTCACCGGGGCGCGCCGGGTGCCGATCCGCGAGTTCGGGTACGTCCAGGGCACGAACGCCAAGATCGCCGAGTCGACTGGTGCCACATTCGGCCAGGCATACGAGGAGTTGATCGCCGACGGCTCGTTCGTGATGGACTCCGAGGCCGCCGCCCGCGGTGTCGCGGCCCTGCGCCAGGTGGCCCCCGACCGCGCGGCGGAGCTGGCCGCGGCCTTGCAGCACGCCTTCTACGTCGACGGCCTGAGCCTGTCGGAGGCTGCCACCTACCGGACGGTCGCCCAGGCGGTCGGGCTCGACGCCGATGCCGTCGTCGCCGCCTTCGAAGCGCCCGAGGCACAGACCGCGGCCCGCGCCGACTTCCGTCGCGCGGCCCAGCTCGGGGTCACCGGTTTCCCCACCCTGCTGGCCGTCGACGGCGATTCCGTCACGCCACTGGCCTACGGTCACGCCACCGCCGACGAGGTCGACGAACGCCTCGCCGCTCACTGA
- a CDS encoding ABC transporter substrate-binding protein, whose protein sequence is MTNLPSRRRLLATGAGAAIGLGSLGTTATPAAAAPSTSARGAGAEETRSLDELYQAAIAEGGKLVIYAGGDLANSGSGAGARTAFRQRFPQIDLNLIVDYSKYHDVRVDNQFATDTLVPDVVQLQTLHDFTRWKRQGRLLHYKPAGFSKLHKKFRDPDGAWVAGMVIAFSYLYDVAAAGAHAPQTPLDLVDPRWKGAIASSYPHDDDAVLYLFALYAETYGWDWMADFAAQQPQFARGSFSPGTAVTNKEKIIGVGTGGSPLITTPNRWMMTDGHPFMAWGQRIAILKQAANPTAAKLYLNWQLSTERQTSNSWSVRTDIAPPTGLKPIWEYPNANVDGFPRFMEDRSQVERLKQTFALYFGEVKGDPTPGWPGLHPGA, encoded by the coding sequence GTGACCAACCTCCCCAGTCGACGGCGCCTCCTTGCCACCGGAGCGGGCGCCGCAATCGGACTCGGCTCGCTCGGCACCACCGCGACCCCCGCCGCGGCCGCCCCGTCCACATCCGCACGCGGCGCCGGCGCCGAGGAGACCAGAAGCCTCGACGAGCTGTACCAGGCCGCCATCGCCGAAGGCGGCAAGCTCGTGATCTACGCGGGCGGCGACCTCGCCAACTCCGGCAGCGGCGCCGGCGCCCGGACCGCCTTCCGCCAGCGGTTCCCGCAGATCGACCTCAACCTCATCGTGGACTACAGCAAGTACCACGACGTCCGCGTGGACAACCAGTTCGCGACCGACACCCTGGTCCCCGACGTGGTGCAGTTGCAGACGCTGCACGACTTCACCCGCTGGAAGCGCCAGGGACGCCTGCTGCACTACAAGCCCGCCGGCTTCAGCAAGCTCCACAAGAAGTTCCGGGACCCGGACGGTGCCTGGGTGGCCGGCATGGTCATCGCCTTCAGCTACCTGTACGACGTGGCGGCGGCTGGGGCCCACGCGCCGCAGACGCCGCTGGACCTGGTCGACCCGCGCTGGAAGGGCGCCATCGCCTCCTCCTACCCGCACGACGACGACGCTGTGCTCTACCTCTTCGCCCTCTACGCGGAGACCTACGGCTGGGACTGGATGGCCGACTTCGCCGCCCAGCAACCGCAGTTCGCCCGCGGCTCCTTCTCCCCCGGCACCGCGGTCACCAACAAGGAGAAGATCATCGGCGTCGGCACGGGTGGCAGCCCGCTCATCACGACCCCGAACCGCTGGATGATGACCGACGGGCACCCGTTCATGGCATGGGGACAGCGGATCGCGATCCTGAAGCAGGCCGCCAACCCCACAGCGGCCAAGCTCTACCTCAACTGGCAGCTGTCCACCGAGCGTCAGACCTCCAACAGCTGGTCGGTACGCACCGACATCGCGCCGCCCACCGGCCTGAAGCCGATCTGGGAGTACCCGAACGCCAACGTGGACGGGTTCCCGCGCTTCATGGAGGACCGGTCCCAGGTCGAGCGGCTGAAGCAGACCTTCGCCCTCTACTTCGGCGAGGTCAAGGGCGACCCGACACCCGGGTGGCCCGGTCTGCACCCCGGCGCCTGA
- a CDS encoding nuclear transport factor 2 family protein produces the protein MTPEDATAWSLARLNTAFFHHYDRREYDELLELLVPDARYEVRGRKLRGHAEIRAALNTRSGPEMTVRHLVTSQHVHSIGDGTAQGTVSVIVYAGPTPVGEGPARYPAANAGQLFEMNDHYRLDNGHWKITQRTAHPILAPATD, from the coding sequence ATGACTCCCGAGGACGCCACGGCCTGGTCCCTGGCCCGGCTGAACACGGCCTTCTTCCACCACTACGACCGTCGCGAGTACGACGAGCTGCTCGAACTGCTCGTCCCCGACGCCCGGTACGAGGTCCGTGGACGCAAGCTGCGAGGCCATGCCGAGATCCGAGCCGCGCTCAACACCCGTTCCGGCCCCGAGATGACGGTCCGCCACCTTGTCACCAGCCAGCACGTGCACAGCATCGGGGACGGGACCGCCCAGGGCACCGTCTCCGTGATCGTCTACGCCGGACCCACCCCCGTCGGCGAGGGCCCCGCCCGCTACCCGGCCGCGAATGCCGGACAGCTCTTCGAGATGAACGACCACTACCGGCTCGACAACGGGCACTGGAAGATCACCCAGCGCACAGCCCACCCGATCCTCGCCCCGGCCACCGACTGA
- a CDS encoding MBL fold metallo-hydrolase — MSTLDFKVLDLDFPAGSKNKTATLVTGENEALLVDAAFTRADGHRLAAEILDSGKKLTTVFVSHGDPDFYFGAEVIADAFSDAKFVATPIVIEHIKHSYEGKLKAWAALGPNLPTRLVDLEPLTGDLTLEGHRFELKGGSEELSDRHYLWQAESRAVLGGVLLFQQEHVWVADTATPASRAAWIKLLDEMAALDPELVVPGHRLPGAAADASAITATRDYLVAFEEALAKAADGAALTEALVARYPDNGMLIAAQIGAKVAKGEMKWG; from the coding sequence ATGAGCACCCTCGACTTCAAGGTCCTCGACCTGGACTTCCCGGCCGGCAGCAAGAACAAGACCGCCACCCTCGTCACCGGCGAGAACGAGGCGCTGCTGGTCGACGCCGCCTTCACCCGCGCCGACGGCCACCGTCTGGCCGCCGAGATCCTCGACTCGGGCAAGAAGCTGACCACCGTGTTCGTCAGCCACGGCGACCCGGACTTCTACTTCGGCGCCGAAGTGATCGCCGACGCCTTCTCCGACGCGAAGTTCGTCGCCACGCCGATCGTCATCGAGCACATCAAGCACTCCTACGAGGGCAAGCTGAAGGCCTGGGCGGCACTCGGCCCGAACCTGCCCACCCGCCTGGTCGACCTTGAGCCGCTGACCGGCGACCTCACCCTGGAGGGCCACCGCTTCGAGCTCAAGGGTGGCTCCGAGGAGCTGTCCGACCGGCACTACCTGTGGCAGGCCGAGTCCCGCGCCGTCCTCGGCGGTGTCCTGCTCTTCCAGCAGGAGCACGTCTGGGTCGCCGACACCGCCACCCCCGCCTCCCGCGCCGCCTGGATCAAGCTGCTGGACGAGATGGCTGCTCTCGACCCGGAGCTTGTTGTCCCGGGCCACCGCCTGCCCGGCGCCGCGGCCGACGCCTCCGCGATCACCGCCACCCGCGACTACCTGGTCGCCTTCGAGGAGGCGCTCGCCAAAGCCGCCGATGGTGCCGCGCTGACCGAGGCGCTCGTGGCGCGCTACCCGGACAACGGCATGCTGATCGCCGCGCAGATCGGGGCGAAGGTCGCCAAGGGCGAGATGAAGTGGGGCTGA
- a CDS encoding dioxygenase family protein yields MTTITDPSYVNSALINPRALRLVEAFKDALARLRDEEGLTFDDINAVTDVLQQMQQATGVPLALAAMPLYGELFQGGQDGYTPSEDVNSPTFVPGSPRIDNPGTLPMRPDEPGIPLVVSGRVLDGHGQPLTGAKLDIYHAANNGNYSGLWDDGQPKYNLRGHLFTDEDGRFTFTTITPVAYADATTMAVDRVVEAAAALGRSLYRPAHIHYEVHHPDLITPWRGETYFKGDPVIPVDFVGAKIAHPALQGDTSLHEDPEDIAGHGFQGPYRTMEFDFVLKTRTSPDTITPKAGKA; encoded by the coding sequence ATGACCACGATCACCGACCCGTCCTACGTCAACTCGGCGCTGATCAACCCTCGTGCCTTACGTCTCGTCGAGGCGTTCAAGGACGCCCTGGCCCGCCTCCGCGACGAGGAGGGGCTGACCTTCGACGACATCAACGCCGTCACCGATGTGCTGCAGCAGATGCAGCAGGCCACCGGCGTCCCCCTCGCGCTGGCCGCCATGCCTCTGTACGGCGAGCTCTTCCAGGGCGGCCAGGACGGCTACACCCCCTCCGAGGATGTCAACAGTCCCACCTTCGTCCCCGGCTCCCCGCGTATCGACAACCCCGGCACCCTGCCGATGCGGCCGGACGAGCCCGGCATACCGCTGGTCGTGTCCGGCCGCGTGCTGGACGGCCACGGTCAGCCGCTCACGGGCGCCAAGCTGGACATCTACCACGCGGCCAACAACGGCAACTACTCCGGTCTGTGGGACGACGGACAGCCCAAGTACAACCTGCGCGGGCACCTGTTCACCGACGAGGACGGTCGCTTCACCTTCACCACCATCACCCCCGTCGCCTACGCCGATGCCACCACCATGGCGGTCGACAGGGTCGTCGAGGCCGCCGCCGCCCTCGGCCGCAGCCTCTACCGTCCGGCCCACATCCACTACGAGGTCCACCACCCCGACCTGATCACCCCCTGGCGCGGCGAGACCTACTTCAAGGGAGACCCCGTCATCCCCGTCGACTTCGTCGGCGCGAAGATCGCTCACCCGGCCCTGCAGGGGGACACCAGCTTGCACGAGGACCCCGAGGACATCGCCGGACACGGTTTCCAGGGCCCCTACCGGACCATGGAGTTCGACTTCGTCCTCAAGACCCGCACCAGCCCCGACACCATCACTCCGAAGGCGGGGAAGGCATGA
- a CDS encoding DoxX family protein — MNVFLWIVQAVLAAMFAMAGVMKSTQPKDKLVGQLPWTADFSQGTVRFIGIVEFAAALGLILPAATDIAPVLTPLAATGLVVVMVLAAITHARRKEPSAIGFNAVLLILAALVAWGRFGPYSL; from the coding sequence GTGAACGTCTTCTTGTGGATCGTCCAGGCCGTGCTGGCCGCCATGTTCGCCATGGCCGGCGTGATGAAGTCCACGCAGCCCAAGGACAAGCTGGTCGGCCAGCTGCCCTGGACGGCCGACTTCTCCCAGGGCACCGTCCGCTTCATCGGCATCGTGGAGTTCGCCGCCGCCCTCGGGCTGATTCTGCCCGCGGCCACCGACATAGCCCCCGTGCTGACCCCACTGGCCGCGACCGGCCTGGTCGTGGTGATGGTGCTGGCCGCGATCACCCACGCTCGCCGCAAGGAACCCAGCGCCATCGGCTTCAACGCCGTCCTGCTGATCCTGGCCGCCCTGGTGGCCTGGGGACGCTTCGGCCCCTACAGCCTCTGA
- a CDS encoding NADP-dependent oxidoreductase, translated as MRAVTLESVPSTPAVTEVDTPRPEAGELLVKVAAASLNGIDLATAAGYTQAFMEHRFPLVLGQDFAGSVEALGEGVEGFVVGDAVFGVALKPYLGAGSLAEYVTVPAAHGVARIPAGVNAGDAGALGVAGATAVVSLDAVALSEGETVLIVGASGGVGSLAVQLAAARGAKVIATARPGAQTDFVTGLTGAEVHVVDFTGDLEGQVRAIAPEGVDAVLHLAGDGAQLAALLRPGGQLASTTGLTQDDVKGHDVTVHTIMANPDARILTSLAEQVASGALRVPVTATYPLEQATEAFAAFGAGTPGKIAVSCS; from the coding sequence ATGCGCGCTGTCACGCTCGAATCCGTCCCTTCGACCCCGGCCGTGACCGAGGTGGACACGCCTCGCCCGGAGGCCGGCGAACTGCTGGTCAAGGTGGCCGCCGCCTCGTTGAACGGCATCGACCTTGCCACCGCCGCCGGCTACACGCAGGCGTTTATGGAGCACCGGTTCCCGCTGGTCCTCGGCCAGGACTTCGCGGGCTCCGTCGAGGCGCTCGGCGAGGGCGTGGAGGGCTTCGTGGTCGGCGACGCGGTCTTCGGCGTCGCGCTGAAGCCGTACCTGGGCGCCGGGTCGCTTGCCGAGTACGTCACCGTGCCCGCCGCGCACGGCGTCGCCCGCATCCCCGCGGGCGTGAACGCGGGGGACGCGGGCGCGCTGGGCGTGGCCGGGGCCACTGCCGTGGTGAGCCTGGACGCGGTGGCCCTGTCCGAGGGCGAGACGGTGCTGATCGTCGGGGCCTCCGGCGGGGTGGGTTCACTGGCCGTGCAGCTCGCCGCCGCCCGTGGTGCGAAGGTGATCGCGACCGCCCGCCCCGGCGCGCAGACCGACTTCGTCACCGGCCTGACCGGCGCGGAGGTGCACGTGGTCGACTTCACCGGTGACCTGGAGGGGCAGGTTCGCGCGATCGCCCCGGAGGGGGTGGACGCGGTGCTGCACCTGGCGGGCGACGGCGCCCAGCTGGCCGCTCTGCTGCGGCCGGGCGGACAGCTCGCCTCTACCACCGGCCTGACCCAGGACGACGTCAAGGGTCACGACGTCACCGTCCACACGATCATGGCCAACCCCGACGCCCGGATCCTGACCTCCCTGGCCGAGCAGGTCGCCTCCGGTGCGCTGCGTGTGCCGGTCACGGCCACCTACCCGCTGGAGCAGGCCACGGAGGCCTTCGCCGCCTTCGGCGCCGGGACCCCGGGCAAGATCGCCGTCTCCTGCTCCTGA
- a CDS encoding TetR/AcrR family transcriptional regulator, whose product MSAPEPDLDAERTSRTRVPNRWGEGQQLRQEILDAAGRLLQQANSPDEISLRGIAREAGITAGAVYSHFKDKADLMWTLLDSVYATLAETMRAAQQAAPAEDAWAGLRAAVDTYCRLATDAPHQYDLLFRIGPGLPPPEGLPHHPMDRLLDAWRTAVTPYLVATGRDPDRSELAAKLLWSGLHGQLGLWRNVSQAAGAADLDEARDALLVALFGRS is encoded by the coding sequence ATGAGCGCCCCAGAGCCCGACCTGGATGCCGAGAGGACGAGCCGGACTCGGGTCCCCAACCGCTGGGGAGAGGGCCAGCAGCTGCGCCAGGAAATTCTCGACGCCGCCGGACGCCTCCTCCAACAGGCCAACAGCCCGGACGAGATCTCCCTGCGGGGCATCGCCCGGGAGGCCGGAATCACCGCCGGGGCGGTCTACAGCCACTTCAAGGACAAGGCCGACTTGATGTGGACACTGCTCGACTCGGTCTATGCGACGCTGGCCGAGACGATGCGTGCCGCTCAGCAGGCCGCTCCCGCGGAGGATGCCTGGGCCGGGCTGCGCGCCGCGGTCGACACCTACTGTCGGCTGGCCACCGACGCTCCGCACCAGTACGACCTGCTCTTCCGCATCGGCCCCGGACTGCCGCCGCCCGAGGGCCTCCCCCACCACCCCATGGACCGGCTCCTCGACGCCTGGCGCACGGCCGTCACCCCCTACCTGGTCGCCACCGGCCGCGACCCGGACCGCAGTGAACTCGCCGCCAAGCTTCTGTGGAGCGGCCTGCACGGCCAGCTCGGCCTGTGGCGGAACGTGTCCCAAGCGGCCGGCGCCGCCGACCTCGACGAAGCGAGGGACGCTCTCCTCGTGGCGCTGTTCGGCCGTAGTTGA
- a CDS encoding SDR family NAD(P)-dependent oxidoreductase translates to MPTLAIVGAGPGMGLAIARTFGSRGFDVALIARTKEKLETLVDQLGQEGITAEAFPADVLDRASLTDALDAVKDRFGGIDVLEYSPAPHSPVPGHALATPSEVTVDNLQPQIEYLFYGAVTAAQAVLPAMREAGAGTLLFTTGGGSVDPIPMLGNVNAAAAALRNWVINLDKELAGSGVHAAHVAISVWIGGGGPEGIPTATPEQIAPLYWDLHEDRDRSEAVFTA, encoded by the coding sequence GTGCCCACTCTTGCCATCGTCGGCGCCGGCCCCGGTATGGGCCTGGCCATCGCCCGCACCTTCGGCAGCCGCGGCTTCGACGTCGCTTTGATCGCCCGCACCAAGGAGAAGCTGGAAACGCTGGTCGACCAGCTCGGCCAGGAAGGCATCACGGCCGAGGCGTTTCCCGCCGACGTCCTCGACCGCGCCTCACTGACGGACGCCCTGGACGCCGTGAAGGACCGCTTCGGCGGTATCGACGTACTGGAGTACTCGCCGGCGCCGCACTCCCCGGTGCCCGGTCACGCCCTGGCCACTCCTTCGGAGGTCACGGTGGACAATCTGCAGCCGCAGATCGAGTACCTCTTCTACGGCGCCGTCACGGCGGCCCAGGCAGTCCTGCCCGCGATGCGGGAGGCGGGCGCCGGGACCCTTCTGTTCACCACCGGCGGCGGGTCGGTGGATCCCATTCCCATGCTCGGCAACGTCAATGCGGCCGCGGCAGCCCTGCGCAACTGGGTCATCAACCTGGACAAGGAGCTGGCAGGCAGCGGCGTGCACGCCGCGCACGTGGCGATCAGCGTGTGGATCGGCGGGGGCGGCCCGGAGGGCATTCCTACGGCCACGCCCGAGCAGATCGCCCCCCTGTACTGGGACCTGCACGAAGACCGTGATCGCTCCGAGGCCGTCTTCACCGCCTGA